The sequence below is a genomic window from Lolium perenne isolate Kyuss_39 chromosome 7, Kyuss_2.0, whole genome shotgun sequence.
GAAGAAAACCCTCTCGCTCGCCCTCCAAGAACTCTATCTACGATCGTCTAACCTCCTCGCTAGCTCTCGCCCGATCCGTTACTTCTCGCCTCGCTCCCCACCACCAATGTTTATTGTGCTGCCCTCCCACGGATCAAGTTAATTAAAGTGGCCTATCTCGCACGCACTATTATTTAACAAAATCCTATCCATTCGAAGAAAACCCTCTCGCTCGCCCTCCAAGAACTCTATCTACGATCGTCTAACCTCCTCGCTAGCTCTCGCCCGATCCGTTACTTCTCGCCTCGCTCCCCACTACCAATGTTTATTGTGCTGCCCTCCCACGGATCAAGTTAATTAAAGTGGCCTATCTCGCAAGCACTATTATTTAACAAAATCCTATCCATTCGAAGAAAACCCTCTCGCTCGCCCTCCAAGAACTCTATCTACGATCGTCTAACCTCCTCGCTAGCTCTCGCCCGATCCGTTACTTCTCGCCTCGCTCCCCACCACCAATGTTTATTGTGCTGCCCTCCCACGGATCCTGCACCGAGTTGCTTCCGAAGTGGTTCCTCCATCGTGCGGGTGCCTGTTAGATTTTTCGATGAAAATTAAAATACTTTCTTTTGCACGGTACTGAAGGTGATTTTTCAATTTTGTGTTTTTCTATCGGATGCCCCCAAAGGTGCTCcactttttttttggaaaatgctTAACTGAAAATGAGAAAATGAGGAAGAAAAAGAAGCAGGTCCCAAACGTGTACATGTATTCAGTTTTTTTTTTAACAGGTACATGTATTTGGTGGGATTGCTCTATTGCGATGGAATGTGTATAGAACAAGAAGCAGGTCCCATACGTGTGATGGAAAATGGAAAAAAATAGTCGTGTGGTGCTAATGTACAAGCCACCAATTGTGCGTTATTACAAATGCTCAAAATAAAAAGCTGTGCGTTATTTTTTTACGGAGAAAAGGATAAGGCGCTGTCCTTCTTCGTTGCAACGCAGAGATAGGCAGGAAAGGGGATCTCGTTTTGTTCCAGCTCCCGCTCAACCGCCATCTCTGCCTTACCGTCCCGTGCCATGAATCCTACTGCTCGAGCTCGCGATCCGCCCGCATCTCGGCAGTCCCCACCGAGCTATGAACTTTCGCTCGATCCGAGCGCATCATGGCCACTCAGGCCCCTTCCTCTTCTGCCCGCCACCGCCAGCGTGCCTCTAATCTTGGTCCGTCCTCCCCGTGCTTCACGGAGGAGCGCGCTATGGTCTCTGATTTCCTTTCTTCCTGACAATTACACATCTTGTACCAAGCTTTGCGGGATGTTTTTCTCGGAGGCAACTTGCTGACTCCACCAAACTTTTCGTATATAAACCAGCTCGTCTCGGCTTAATTGAGCGAAGTGGTATTATTCTGGTCACAAAATATCCAGCTTGTTGTGTAGGTTTTGGACCGGACTGACTTCATGATAACGAATTTATCCCTCTTTTCGCTGATTCTAGAAAGCCCACTGCTCAGGAACAAGGCCTACCAGGCACAGGGCCTGCCGACGCACGCTTCGATGATGCCTGGACCGACGGGTTCCTCTTCGGATCGCAAACGTTATAAACTGAACCGGTACTGGGGCAATTAAGTGTATtatgtgatttggtgggagggtaaaacggtccaaaaaaagcgttgacgaaacttttggcagaaaccttagctcctttattattaggtatagatatagactaGGTTTTTGCTATTTCCGTCATACTTCACACTCACTGCATGCCCCTTGAGTTTTGCTGACCACTGGTGTTGAGATTTTTTTTCGCTGTTCTTCATTCGATCACATAACACCTATTTTGAGGAGGAATGATCTCTGTCTCCCATGTGGTGCATCGCGAAGATGATCTTTCAGACAGACATAATTGGACTAAATTTATACTCGCTTTAGATTCTATATATGAAAGTTTACATTATTGAACAGAGGAAGTACTATTAATTAAACTGCATATGGCTTTGCCATCTTCGCCTTCAGTTTTCTTGTAATAAAAACATAAAATTACAACTTGCAAGCACGTACACACACACGCACGGTCGCACACCACCACATACTGCAGAAATGCAGAATCTCTGTGAAGGCTGAAGTCCTCGCACACAATCGCACATGCACATTCAGACTGTGCCAACTAATGTTGGACTCGCCGGAGTTTGCTGAGGCATACCTGGGGTTTGCTCCCATGGTCAGGGGCAGAGGCACTAATACCTGCTGCACCAGTTATTCCTGCAAAATCTTGATTTTATCCATGTGCTAGGCTATAGCCATGCTCTTATCAGAAAGGTTAACCTGTTGGTGCACAAAAAAGAGCATCATCTTCAGCAAGGGGATCACTGATGTCAGAGTTTAGTCATTCTAGACAGAATGGTGCCGAGTTACATTAATTTGTTCGGACCTGGTATTCTTACATACCTTTATTATGCCTTACAGCTTACTACTGATTTCTTACAATAAGTTCCTTACAGTTTTTTTTGTAGATTCTTACAAGAACCGAGCCTACACAATCCCTATTCCCTAGTCTTTACCTtcacaacctcttcacacttcacATGTCATACACCACAGACGTGTAGTCCTGGTACACCGAGCTGGTTTCAGGGGTGAAGTCCCAGCAATTCACCGGGGACTTGCCCTGCTGATCATAGCTCCACCAGTCCACCTCCCCTTGCTGCGTGGTGACGACGCTGTCGGTCGTCGTCGCGCTGTAgagaagctcctgaagctcggccTCGATGGTGACGACGTTCGAGTTCTCGACGCTGGACGGCGAGGCCAGCTGCTGCCCGCTGAGGTGCTGATCGTTCAGGGAGCTGGACTGTCCCTGCTCAGCCACTGTTACATTGAAGCTGCTATCGCTGCTGTTGCTGTTGTTGCTGTGAGTGGCGGCCACCTGACATGTGAGTTTAGGCTGCCACAGTTGCAGGGGGTTGTGGTGGCTGACGCCAATGGGGTTCTGCATTTCCTGCAGTTGCATACAGAGTTGGATCCTCTCCATCGCCGACGCGCTCAGTGGCCGCTCGCCGTCGTTGGCACCGTCTAGCTCGTTAGCGGCGCCGGGACCCTGGCGGTGGTGCGTGCCGCGGCTGTCCTTGCGCCGGCCACCGAGGAGCTTCTTCTTGAGCTTGGTGTTCCAGTAGTTCTTGACGTCGTTGTCGGTCCTCCCTGGCAGCTGCGCGGCTATGATTGACCACCTGGTGAATTATGTCAAGCAGCACACATTGGATTAACACATTTGTGCTGGGTTTATCTGCAGAAGCCATATATTAAGGGAGTGGTTGGTTTGCTCTCAAAAAACATACCTGCTTCCTATGCTAATGTACAGTTTGCAGATGGTGCTGTCCTCCTCCGGGGTGAAGTCCCCAtgctttatgttgggcctcagatAATTGAGCCACCTCAGCCTGCAGCTCTTGCCACATCTCTTCAGCCCTGTTGCGCACTCAAGCTTAGTTAACCATGAACGATCGATGACAAATCCCTGAAAATTCTAATGCATTCCTGGAAATTCTAACGAATATGATTACATGGAGAAGATCATTACTCACCAATCTTGTGCGGCAATGCAATCCAGTTGTTCCCGGTGCCGCGCTCCTCAATGTAGGTCTTGAGCATAgcatcctcctctggtgaccatgGCCCCCTCTTCACCGTCGCCTTGTCGcagcagggtgccctccccatctctctctctccctcttatGTTTCTCTTATTTCTCTAAGCGTGTGCAGCCTGTGTTGTGTTGCCTTGCGTAGTTGCGCTGTGTGTCGATGGATGAGTGAGTTGAGTTGGTTTGGGTGATGGAGGGTATGGTATGCGCGGGAGGGCCAGGATTTATAGGAGCAGACATGATGGACGAGGGGGGCTTAGAATATACGGATATGGTTTGACTTGATGGCGATGTGTGCTCATGACATGACACACCGGCTCTGAGTTTGTTCTGGTGTACTTTGGAGGCCCTCCACCTATGGTGTGCATGGAGAAACTTATGATTACGGAGAGATTAGGAATGCACGAACCTCGAGCAGAGGGACACTCAGTACTCTCCCTAGGTGCTTAACTTTGGTTAAGGAGGAGCACTGAAGCAGGGCTCACATACATAGCCCGTGCATAAACACCAGCTTATGACTAGGGTATCGAGTCATTCAGAAGACGATGCTACTTTACCACCACCTGTTACCTGTACATTGAAAACCAACTCCGGTGAACATGTAGTTAGATTGACTTAGAAAACAGGGTCTAAGCTAGAGTGACTACTTTTGCTAGATCAACAAGACAAGCCGAAGGATAAGAATGAAACGCAATCACCTCACTTGCTTCTTGTCTTCAAGCATCCATTAGAATCGCATGCCAAGGAGATATGCATGACCGGAAATCAATCCATATGAGCCAATTCTCGATGCAACCCTCAGTGAAATGGTGAAATCAACCAAAATGTAATAAAATATCACCCATAATTCTCTTAAAATGTATATCATATTTTTTTGAATCTCTGACAATGATCTAAAACTTAAGTGCAAAGGGTTAGTTTGTGCGTAAAAGCTAAAGTGGCTACTTTTGCTGGATCAACAAAACAAGCCCAAGGATAAGAATGAAACAAAACCTCACTTGCTTCTTGACTTCAAGTATCCATTAGATATCACCGGCAATTCTCTTAAAATGTAGTGATACATCATGTCTTTTTTAGAGAACTTCCGACGATGACCCACAACTTAAGTGCAAAGGGTTAGTTTCTGCGTAAAAGCTAATTAATTATTAGGGGATCTTTACTGATACTAGTAAATTTACTATTTATTTACGGCTCGGTAAATTTTTAATTGTTACACCTTACATGTAGAAAATATGCTTTGAAAGTTACATAATGTCAAGATCCAACTAGGTCATGGCAGTGCCAAATGGAGCCTCCCTATCTCAATTTGGCCCAACAAGCTAAAATTTGAAAATTTCTTGCAGGTAAGGTTTATTACACTATGTAGTATGTTAGAACAAAATACTCGATCTTGCTCTCACAGGAAACTACACATCAAGTGCCATGTCAATTGCTACTATAGACACTCCATATGCCAGAAAAAGGAACCGAATTTACACTCACAAGTAACATGGGGTGCTAGAGAAGTGAAAAGCGTCACCAAATAATGTAACTAGCAAGTACATAGTACAGGGACAACAAGTGTACTCTACAATCAACACGCCCGCGTATAGAGATCACAAGCCTGTGACCCTAGACCAGTCCAAGTCCACCATCCAGTTATTTCTGTCCTACCTCCTTCTAAGTCAAGAACCCTAACTTAGGCTGGAACATGGTGGAAAGCAGATACATACCAGGCTGACCTACCAAAAGTCCATGGGCAGTTGTAACTGACAATGCATCAGTATCCTTCTGGATGGTGTCATCCATTTTGACCCTCAAGACCAACATATAAGAAATTGTTCCTTTTTGTCATGTCAATTCTTACGTGTGCAATCATACTAGACTTGTAATATCCTCCTCTTTGCATAAGTACGTGATCCTGGACGGCAGTGTTAAAATATTATATATGGAGCATGTAACTTTGTGTTTATGTTACTAGCTCATTGACCTTGTAAGGTttatgctcttccttttttcatATGTATAAAATTGATCATTGCATTTTGGGGTGGTTGGTTTTAGAGTGGGTTCTTGTTGTGTTCTGCTAAGGTTTTTCTTTGATAAAGTACTCAGAGTATGAGATGATGTGCTGTAGGTTGAAGATAATAGGAAGTGAAATATTGCAATAAAAGCAATAGCGGAATAGTGAATTGATTTTAATTGTTTGGAGGCAGTAATCTGAATTTGTGGATCGGAGAACAGAATGAAGTGTGAACATTTACTTACTTGCTGGACAAATTCGTTGTTTTCAGAGTATTTATGATTCAGGCAAGTCGATTGTGTTCCAGTTGTGTCTGATAGGCTGATTTAGCTGGTTTTCTTTCGATTTTGCGTTTTTCAACTATGTACCGTAGAAGAATACCTCTTCTGAAAAGAAGATATGTATACAATTAGAAGCTATAAATTTCCAATTTCCTAGCACGAAgcaaattttttttaaaaaaatcaacgaACTATTCTACTAGTTGCACTTGCTAAAGCTGAGCCGCATGTTCAATTCTTCTGATCTCTAGGCATAGTACACTGCCTGTACTGTTTGATCAAGTAGCCTCATCACGTGGAAGCTTGAAGCATGCACACTTGTTCCGCATACCATATTGTCTGAACCCTCTATCTGGTCAGAGAGAAGCAGGTCTGGGCACTACACGGCACAGATGTACACTTTTGACCAAGTGTATGAAGTTGTTGGAGCTTCAGTGTGGCCATAGTATAGTACGTTACGAGTCTGTATCTTGCTAACAGAACAACAAGCAATGAAGAGAAGAGCCAATGGATTTTATACAGTATGCTCTCTGACGATGGCTCATATCGAAAGGTTGATGATCAAAATGATATCACATGTCTACTTGTCTAGTTCTACCCATAGCAGTAGATGTGATTTTTTTTCGAGAAATCATATGCTAATTTTGATCAAGAATGCAGTGGAatgagttgctgttgttgttatgGAAATGATATCGAAGATGCTGTTATAAAAGGATTGGCATCAGTAAGCAAAACAGAAAAGGAGCAAAAGCTTAGACAGTCGCAATTGTCTATCCAATTAATAGTCTAAGTTTGGGCGAAGAAAAATATAGCATGTCCaaacttttttttttgacagCAAGATTGTATGGACAACTTCGATTATGCGGATCCCAGAAGAAGTTAATAAGTTAGTAGGAAAGGATGCAGCATCACAACTCTGCCATTAGCCTCCAAGCAGACGCAGTTCACTTCTCATTTGAGTATCTGACACCATGGAGTAGACTCACCTAAACAACTTGCAAAAACAAGGGCATTTAGACCTTCATAAGACCCTCTGATTAATTAATCTAATTAACTAAGGCCTATGTGCCCTCTTGTTTAATTAACTTTCTTCGGGATAAGGTTGAGTTGACCACATTATTCAGGGATCTCAGGGCAGTAAGATAAGCTGTAGTGGCGTTGTTGGCTGATCAAGTAAGTACACTTGAAAGAGCTTTAATGCAATTAACTGTTTTGTTGTCCTATGAAGAACATTAGTTATATATCTCAAGCCTTTTGACTTATGTTTCCTCAATTATTAGTATTTCTTTATTAGTGGATTACAGGAGGAAATATAAGGAAATTGTGTGTCATGTCATTGCACCTGCGCGTGAACTGGCCATGACATAATCCTAGATTTCTTCCGTCCGAGTTTATTTTAAAATTAGGTGCTGTTGGAGGGAAGAGTAGTTCTATACGACCTTTAGTTTTGTTGGTCGTAAGATGAGCATTACAACATAAGGTTGTTGCAAATTAAGAGCCATAAATTTAGACGTAGTATATTCGCAACATAGCTGGTCCCAAGCTCGGGTAAAGGAGGAGGGTTGTGATAGGCTTGGCGAGCCAACGTAAAAAATCCAGCCACTCTTATGGAGATGAAACCCAAAAGATTTTCGTTGGGCTTAACCCTCTTAATGACGCGCCATATCGAAACCCGGGTGTGGTGTCAAATGGGCAAGGGCCGTGTCATCACCCCCTAGGTGGCGCGCCTTATCTTGATCTGGATACGGTGGCAAGTGAGCAAGGATCGGGTCGTCGCATCCTTAGTGGCGCGCTACATTGGCGTCCAGGTGTAGTGGAAAATGAGCAAGGGTCTTCGCATTTTACTCGACGAGTGCGAAGGGTGCCGCCTCCGCCGAGCTCTCGCAGGTGAGAGCTAGCCcgtcttcctcgtcgtcgtcccTATCACCGCGCGGCggaagcgccgacagcggcgggcTGCACGAACTAGCGGGCAGCGCGTCGGCTTCCCCGTCGCGCGCCGGCCGGCGCGCGAACTTGCGCGGCCACATGCGggccctccgtttccaagctccaTCGGAGCGCCCCCGCCTCGCGCGGTCCGCCTCCGACCGCACACCCGGCGGACGCGACGGTGATCTTTCGCCGCCGATTCAGCCCCCTCCCCTACCGGCCCGTCGTGCACGTGCCATTGCGAAGGGAGGGGTGGTGGCGGGGGAGCGAAAAAGCCGAAGACGATGAAGAAATTTCTCGCTGGAGGTGGAGCGGAGACGCGGCGGGGGCGTAGGGTTTTGGAACCCAACTCACCCCCACGCCATGTATAAATACGGGGCGGCCGTCTAGTTTCTCGGGCCCCTGAACTCATTTTACGGGCCAAGCCGCGAGTTCGGGCTCCGTTCTGGGCCTCTTTTGGCCCAGACCCGTATTATCGCCGCGAGTTGCTCTAACGCAAGAAAAGTAAAGTGAGGTGAAGTGGAGTAAGATGAAGTAACTCAAGGGAGTTAGTGTTCTGGCAAATTGCTATTTCATATGTGTGGTCGTCACAATTAGTGTAGCACAATATAGTCTTTTTTGTGTTTCTTCTAGAGTGGAGTCATAGATAGGTGTAGCCATATACATGAGCAAATACACCACTAGTGATTGATCCCAAGGCCAATTAAGAGCAAGCAAGGGGTGGCCAACCACCGCTGTAAGTTTAAAGGTCCCCATAGTTATACCCCCGttgattaaacatgaatatctCAAAATTGGGACATGATTTCTGTCAAGCTCCAGCCGTCCCTCCTCCTATCATCATGCAATGGTGACAACCTCATGCGTTccccaacatatgtgtgcactcatatatcagtacaaaatatcatcatagaagataacaaatacttATATGCAACCATCAAGAAATTATCTCACAATTGCCAAGAACAAGTCATTACTCAAACAAAGACATAGAGGTACAATACATCATGGGAAAACAATATATTGCCTcacgcatcatgtttgccaagatATTAGAAAGGGTAGATGAAGATGGTGCTGAGGTTATTGAGGAAGGTGTTGATGATGACCACGCCGAAGGGGGTGGAGTCCACCAAAGGAGATTCCGGTAGCGGTTCCCCCTCCGATCTCCGTCAACAACAGCCTGCTTACTTTGTTTACGTGTTTTTATCTCCGCCGCATTTTCTTCGAGGAAACCATGCGGGGTCATATATAGGGGTTTTTAGGCCAAACAAAGTCCATGGGAGCAAGATTGAGGCTGATCGGACGGTCGAGGGGGAAACTAGACCCGGTGGCGCGCCCTAAGAGGGTGGGTGCAACACTGGGACTAGTTGCCATCCCCTTGAGCCGGCCTTGACTTCCATGTGTCCCACTTTAGCTCATTTTGTCTGTGTCGAAAATTTCGAAGCGTGGCCCCTGACCTTGCACTTTATCGAGTCCCGTAGCTCCTGGAAAGTCAAAAGTACTAATAGAAGGTGTTTTATGCCAGACAGAGTTAAAATCAGAGGAGAAGATATTGTTTAGGAAATCCCCGAAAACAATATAAAACATGGaaataacattatataagatgcaaatatgtgggaatatgtggcaataaactacaaagttcatgcatgcatgcattttgcatgcatcaacatccccaagcttaacctatgctcgtcctcgagcatGAAGGTGATAAAGCTAACATAGACTTTGGAGTTTGTTGCATTGCTTCTAAAACACCTGACAAGAACTTTGCTCTATGCATGCATAACAATTTAACATGACAAGTATTTGAAACATAGATTTATCAATGAATATCAAATCGTTAATAAAGATCCACTATGTTGGTGTTCTGTTGTTTATACATGGTGCAAGGGAGATAATATATGGCAACACTACTTGGGCATGATTAATTTATAGTAGAAACAAACAGATTTTTCACATCGCATTGATTGAATGATGAGTAAGATTTTTGAGACCTTTGATTCCTTCAGTTGTTGACTAATAATTCACCATGTTTGCATTGCAAACTAAATAATTGTGTGATGTCGCATCCTTCCAGTCCTTTAACCTTTAAACACCCATAGGAGACTCATACATGAGTAAGTGGCTAGTATCTTTAGTTGACCAAAGGGTGGAGTGGAAGTGGGATAGGTGCTGGCTTCTTAGCTCTAACACCTTATGTGAGTGGCTGTGAGCTTTTCTTAATCTCATTTGTGACATTCTTGATTTGCGTTCGGGCACTTCTTAGTTTTTGTCCTTTCTTTGGTGTTTTCATAATAGCTAACTCATCTGGttctttctctttcttttcttctTATTTTTTCGTTTTATTTGTAATTTTGTTTTtgttctcgggtagtggctcatTGGTTCAAAGGCTAGCAGAAGGCTAGTTGGTCAATTAAAGATACTATCAACTATCTTACATATGATTCAGCGATGAGGTTCACCATTTAAAATACTGGACCACCACACAAACATCAACCTTCATATTTTAAAGACGCATAGGAATATAAAtattcatcattgaatatgtgccaCATCCGCAATAACAAGCATAATGGGATTCATAGACTTTTATATAAAATTACTACCTCTCAATCAAGTCTGAGTAATGTTCCTCAATAGTATCTCATTTGCCTCATTATATAGCGAGAAGAACACAAACTAGGTTAAACATCTAGTATCATTTCCCTAAGTATTAATGAAACTATGCATAAGCACTTGCTATTGTT
It includes:
- the LOC127298079 gene encoding transcription factor MYB36 codes for the protein MGRAPCCDKATVKRGPWSPEEDAMLKTYIEERGTGNNWIALPHKIGLKRCGKSCRLRWLNYLRPNIKHGDFTPEEDSTICKLYISIGSRWSIIAAQLPGRTDNDVKNYWNTKLKKKLLGGRRKDSRGTHHRQGPGAANELDGANDGERPLSASAMERIQLCMQLQEMQNPIGVSHHNPLQLWQPKLTCQVAATHSNNSNSSDSSFNVTVAEQGQSSSLNDQHLSGQQLASPSSVENSNVVTIEAELQELLYSATTTDSVVTTQQGEVDWWSYDQQGKSPVNCWDFTPETSSVYQDYTSVVYDM